GCGATGGCACGCATTACTCTGACGGTATTGGTCAAGGAGACCTATCGGAATCGCTTTTCTGTGGTGGTGGACGACTGTCGCCGGCAAGGCATGGCAGTAGAGCGGGAGATGACTGCCTGGGCCTGTTCTCGGGCAATATCGAGGCTGAAAAAGTGACCGAGCTGCGTGCTGTAGAGGGCGTGGCTGCCGTTGAGGCAGACAGGCCCATGCGGCCGTACTGCTAAACAGGTTGGACCGGAACGGCGATAGCGACTGGGCGAGTCTGTTGTAAAAAGGTACGCTATTTAATAGAAATGACAATGAGAATAGTTTACATTAACTGCTAATTCAGTTACAGTACCGCGATATAAGACTGTTTTACATCGTCCGTCGCACGATCCTCAGATCTGCGTCGTCTCACCGGCCTTTTCCCCTATGAATTCTTCACACAGCACACGGTCTGCGTTCCTGACCGGCGTTTTCTTTCTGGCTGCTCTGGCGGCTACACCGGCCTTGGCCCATAACCCGGTTGCTTCCTGCAAGGCAGTGGGCGCCGAAAAAGTACTGTGCACTGGCGGTTTTTCCGACGGCTCGGCGGCGCCGGGTGTGACGCTGGATGTCATCTCTTATGATGAAAAAGTGCTGCTTCCGGGGAAATTGTCCCAAGACTCCACCCTGGAGTTCAAGAAGCCGGAGCAGGAGTTTTACATCCTGTTCGATGCGGGCCCAGGGCATGTGGTAGAGATCGATCAGAGCGAGATCGCGCAATGACGGTACAGGCCATCCGGCCTGCTGGTGCGGGACATGAAACGGGCGCGGTTCTGGCCGCGTGCGGGGTCATTGTGCTGCTTGCTACCCTAACCATCGTGTTGCGAACTACTAGTGCGCCGGTATCGCAGATACAGGCGGGTCAGATAGATGCACGCCATGGCTTGACTGCGGCGGAGCAGGGTGTATACGCCGATCTGCTGGTGGCTGCCGAGGAAATCGGCTTCGCGCAAACGCCGCCTGAAGTCAGCGATCTGGCCGAGCAAATGATTCCGCCCTTTGTGGTGGATGCTGCCACGGACCGGCGTGGTGGCCACAACTGGCAAAGGGTGCAGCAAGGCCCGGTAGTTGCCTATATCGGCGTTACCCAAGCGCCGAGTACTGCGGGCTCAATGTTGCTGCGGTTGACGCAGGCACCGGATAGCGCTGTCAAAATTGAGCAACAAGGCAGCCAGGCCCAGGTCTGGTTGTACAAAACGACGGCGCCGCAGCGCAGGTACCCGCAGCACTGAATTCCGACAATCTGATGCAAGAAGGCTGGCAGCAAATTGTCTCGCAATTTGACGCCGGTGCCACTCGCCATCAACACTAGTGCAGCAGCACTCAACCTTTTTTCCCCAACACTCATGATGTCTTTTTTGCAGTCTGTTTTTGTCGGTCGGATTCGTGCCTTGTCTTTTTTTTGCGGCTCCGTGATGTTGCTGGGTGCCTGCAGTGTTGCCAGCGCCAAGGTGTTGCGCATCGGCGTGACCTTGCATCCGTATTACAGCTACGTTGCCAATATCGTTGGTGACAAGGCGCAAGTGGTTCCCCTTATTCCTGCCGGTTTTAATCCGCACGCATATGAGCCCAGGGCCGAAGATATCAAGCGCATTAACGACATGGACGTGATCGTAGTCAACGGAATCGGTCACGATGATTTTGCTGATCGCATGATCCAATCCAGCGACAACCCCAAGGTGCCGCTGATCGAGGCCAATGCCAATGTGCCCTTGCTGGCAGCGACGGGTCCGCAGCTCGCGCCGGTAGCGGAGCAGCATCAGGAAAAATCGTAAACCCGCATACCTTTCTGTCAGTCACTGGTTCTATCGCTCAGGTCAACACTATTGCACGTGAACTGGCGAAGATTGATCCGGATAACGCGCAGGCGTACCGGAGCAATGCTCGTGAGTATACGAAGAAGCTGCGTACCCTGCGAGCGCAGGCATTGCAACGCCTGGCCAGTGTGCCTGCCGGTGCGATGCGCGTAGCCACGATCCACGGAGCCTATGATTACCTTTTGCGTGAGTTCGGACTGGAAGTGACTGCAGTGGTTGAGCCGGCCCATGGGATCGAACCCAGTCCGGCTCAGCTTAAGGGCACGATAGACCAGTTGAAGAATCTGGATGTGAATGTGATTTTTTCAGAAATGGATTTTCCGTCAACCTATGTGGACACGATTCGCAACGAGACCGGTGTTCGCCTTTATCCCCTGACGCATATCTCCTATGGCGAATACTCGGCCGACAAGCTGGAGACCGAGACGGCAAAGAACCTGGATACCGTGGTGCGGGCAATGCAGGAGTCTGCTAAGTGACAGGCCCGTCGGTTGACATGCGCCAGGTCAGGCTCACGCTTGGGCAGACGCGGATTTTGCATGACATCAATCTTCATGTGCCGGCTGGCAGTATTCATGCACTGATCGGCCCGAACGGCGCGGGTAAAAGCTCGCTTATCAAAACCCTGATGGGGCAGATGCCGCATCAGGGGGCATTGACGCTGACCTGGCCTGCGCAGCCGGGCGTAATCGGATATGTGCCACAGGCACTCGAATTTGATCGGACCCTGCCCATGACGGTCAATGATTTCATGGGTGTCATGACACAGCGCCGGCCCGCGTTTTTCGGATTGTCCTCACGCAATACCCAAGCCATTGATGATGCCCTGACGCGCGTTGGCATGCACCACAAGCGCAGGCGGCGCATGGGCGCACTCTCGGGCGGCGAACGCCAGCGCATCATGCTGGCGCAGGCGCTTATTCCGGCCCCCGCGCTGCTTGTGCTCGATGAACCCATGGCGGCATTGGACGAAGCCGGTGTTGCCGTATTTGAAGATCTGCTTGGCTACTGGCGTAACAGCGGCGTTACCGTGCTGTGGGTGGAACATGATCTTGACGCTGTCAGGCGTCTGGCTGATCGGGTCACCGGTCTGAACCACCGGATTGTATTTGAAGGCGAGCCGGCAAAGGTCCTGTCGACCGAGCAGTTGCTGGCCCTGTTTTCTGCTCATCCGCGCATAAACGCTCATGATGTGGCGACCGTGTTGCCTGCGCAAACCCGGGTGGCAGCATGATCTTTGATACGATTCGTACGTTGCTGCAGCAATGGGCCAGGATGGGGCGCTTCCGCAAATGTTTACGTATGGCTTTGTGGTCAATGCCTTTATGGCCGGCCTGATCATCGGGCCGCTGCTGGGCGGACTGGGCACACTTGTTGTGGTCAAGCGATTTGCCTTTTTCTCCGAAGCGGTGGGGCATGCTGCCATGACTGGTGTGGCCATCGGCATTCTTGTTGGTGAGCCCTACACCGGTCCCTATGGCAGTTTATTCGGGTTCTGTCTGTTATTCGGCATTTTGCTCAATTATCTGCGCAACCGTACCGGTCTGGCCTCCGATACGTTAATCGGTGTTTTTCTATCAATTTCATTGGCATTGGGTGGCAGTTTGCTGCTGTTGCTGTCAGGTAAGATCAATATTCATATTCTGGAAAATGTCCTGTTTGGTTCGGTACTGACAGTCACCTCGCAGGACCTGCTGGTGCTCAGTGTTATCGGATTGCTGACTGCGTGCCTGGCGCTGTTCAACTACAACCATCTGATCCTGTCCAGCTTCAATGTGCAGCTGGCTGCAGTACGCAAGGTACGCACAACACTGATGGACTATCTGTTTGTCGTGCTGGTCACGCTTGTAACTGTTGCGGCAGTCAAGGTCATTGGTGCAATTCTGGTTGGCGCATTGCTGGTGATCCCGGCGGCCACAGCAAGAATTCTGGCGCAATCGATGCGCGGTTTTTTTTGGCTGTCTATTGCGATTGCGATTGTCAGTACCCTGGCAGGCATTCTTCTACCGATTCAGTTCGCTTTGCCGGTACCTTCGGGCGCAGCCATCATTTTGGTTGCCGGTAGCGTCTTTATTCTCTCGGCACTGGCCAGGGGATTTATCCCTGCATTGAAAGGAACAACGGAATGAGGCCGATTGCTGTCACACCCCCTTATTTTTCCCCGCTACGACTGGCACTGCTGACACTAAGCATGGCAACGGCGCTGGTCAATCCATCGCTGGCCCAGGATAATGTTCCGGCACGCAGTCGCAGCGCTGCAGACATTACGGTTCAACGCAGTGTGGTTTCTGGTGCAGTCCCAGGCGCTGCAGCGGCCGCAGCGCCTGCCGGTTCGTCTGCGCAGAAGCAGCAGGCAACGACTGTTGTGGCAGCGCATCCGGTTGCATATGGTTTGCTCGAGGCTCTGGCGCAAGGTAGCGGTATCGTCCCGTCTCGTGCGACGCCCGCCAATTTGCCTGCATCCCGCCATTACTCTTATTTGTCAGGTAGAGGCGCGAAATCTTTCGATCGCATCGTGCGAAATGCAGACGCGGTGGTCCATCTGCGTTCTATCTGGCCAGATGATCCGCTTTATCCGCTGGCACGAAAACATAATATCCGGATCATTGAAATAGATGCAGCCAATCCGGTGGACCATGGCTTGCCAGGCATTGCCGCCACAGCAGACACCAATACCGCAGCTGACTATCCCTGGCTCAATCCGGTGAATATGGGGCGAATGGCCGACATTATTGCATCTGACATGCAGCGGCTTGAACCCGGCGCCAAAGACAAAGTCGTGGCGAATCTGGCGACATTGCGCCAGCGTCTGATTGCCTTGAACGCCAAGGTGGAGTCCGCACTGCTGGATGCGCGCAGTCTGTCTGTCGTGGTGTTGTCGCCGCGATTGCAGTCGCTGGCAGGCGCATTCAATCTTGATGTGGTGCCGGCAGATGCGCAGGCTGACTGGAACGCACAGGCGCTGGCCGCACTGGGCAAAGTCCTCAAGGACAATGACGTGCAGGCAGTTCTCCTGCATGAAGCAGCAAGCCCCGATCTTGCTGCGGCAATTACCAAGGCGGGCGCAGAACCGGTGGTTGTGGAAACCGAGGGCAACGATCCAGTGGCTGTGCTCGAGGTAGCCGGTCAGCGCCTGGTGCAGGCGCTGCTTGCCGGTAGCCCGGGTTAATGCAGGGCAGGGTGGAGTATGTTGATGACATCTGAATTGTTGATTGTTGGCGGGGTTAGATAAGCATGGTCAAGAAAAAATCCAAAGCCAAGCTCTGGTTCCTTATTCACAGCTGGCTGGCATTGCCGATCTGGGGCTTTATCTTTTTCGTTTGCCTGACCGGCAGTATCGCGACGGTCAGCCAGGAAATCGAATGGCTGGCCAGCCCGATGGTGCGGGCTAATCCGCCTGCCGGCAACCCCCAAATGCTCACCTATGATGAGGTGCTGGCGCGTGTTGAAAAGGCCCATCCGGCTCGGTAGTCAACTCCATACGCCGACCGGTCAAGTCGCAGTTTGCCCTGACGGTCAATACCACTTATCAGGATGGCAAGTCCGGCAGGCTGTACGTCAATCCTTACACAGGCGAGATACAGGGCCAAATTTCCGGCTTTGATTTCAGGCAGTTTATACGAGCCTTGCACGGCTGGCTGCTGGTGCCGTTTACCAACGGTTTTGCCTGGGGCTGGTATGCTGTCTCGCTGCTGGGCATTCCCATGCTTATTTCCCTGATTACCGGCCTGGTGGTATATAAGCGATTCTGGCGCGGCTACTTCAAGCCCCGCCTGCGCATCGGCCAGGGCGGGCGCATCTTCTGGGGAGATTTTCACAGACTGGCAGGTATCTGGTCTGTGCCTTTCATTGCCATTATCAGTGTGACCGCCACCTGGTTCCTGATCGAAGCCGTTTTGTTCGACAATAGTATTTCCATTTCAACGGCGCCGCCGCCTGCTATGGTGCAACGCCAGGATGTACCTACGCGCACGGACGGATCGGGCAAAAGTCTGCTGCTGTCGCCTGATCAGGCCGTGGCAAAGGCAAAAGGCCATTTTCCCGACATGCAGGCCGAATCCATTTTTCTGCCTGCAAATGCCTACAGCCACTATACGGTGACAGGGCGCAGCAGTTACCCACTCATTCTTGAGCGAGCATCAGTCAACCCATATACCGGCGATGTAGATTCCTCACGTACCGTCTCGGATTATTCCGGCCTGGAACTGGTGACCGAGTCCATGCGCCCGCTACAC
Above is a window of Advenella kashmirensis WT001 DNA encoding:
- a CDS encoding metal ABC transporter ATP-binding protein, encoding MTGPSVDMRQVRLTLGQTRILHDINLHVPAGSIHALIGPNGAGKSSLIKTLMGQMPHQGALTLTWPAQPGVIGYVPQALEFDRTLPMTVNDFMGVMTQRRPAFFGLSSRNTQAIDDALTRVGMHHKRRRRMGALSGGERQRIMLAQALIPAPALLVLDEPMAALDEAGVAVFEDLLGYWRNSGVTVLWVEHDLDAVRRLADRVTGLNHRIVFEGEPAKVLSTEQLLALFSAHPRINAHDVATVLPAQTRVAA
- a CDS encoding metal ABC transporter solute-binding protein, Zn/Mn family, which gives rise to MSRNLTPVPLAINTSAAALNLFSPTLMMSFLQSVFVGRIRALSFFCGSVMLLGACSVASAKVLRIGVTLHPYYSYVANIVGDKAQVVPLIPAGFNPHAYEPRAEDIKRINDMDVIVVNGIGHDDFADRMIQSSDNPKVPLIEANANVPLLAATGPQLAPVAEQHQEKS
- a CDS encoding metal ABC transporter solute-binding protein, Zn/Mn family — translated: MRPIAVTPPYFSPLRLALLTLSMATALVNPSLAQDNVPARSRSAADITVQRSVVSGAVPGAAAAAAPAGSSAQKQQATTVVAAHPVAYGLLEALAQGSGIVPSRATPANLPASRHYSYLSGRGAKSFDRIVRNADAVVHLRSIWPDDPLYPLARKHNIRIIEIDAANPVDHGLPGIAATADTNTAADYPWLNPVNMGRMADIIASDMQRLEPGAKDKVVANLATLRQRLIALNAKVESALLDARSLSVVVLSPRLQSLAGAFNLDVVPADAQADWNAQALAALGKVLKDNDVQAVLLHEAASPDLAAAITKAGAEPVVVETEGNDPVAVLEVAGQRLVQALLAGSPG
- a CDS encoding PepSY domain-containing protein; this translates as MVKKKSKAKLWFLIHSWLALPIWGFIFFVCLTGSIATVSQEIEWLASPMVRANPPAGNPQMLTYDEVLARVEKAHPAR
- a CDS encoding DUF6162 family protein — its product is MTVQAIRPAGAGHETGAVLAACGVIVLLATLTIVLRTTSAPVSQIQAGQIDARHGLTAAEQGVYADLLVAAEEIGFAQTPPEVSDLAEQMIPPFVVDAATDRRGGHNWQRVQQGPVVAYIGVTQAPSTAGSMLLRLTQAPDSAVKIEQQGSQAQVWLYKTTAPQRRYPQH
- a CDS encoding PepSY-associated TM helix domain-containing protein, which produces MYVNPYTGEIQGQISGFDFRQFIRALHGWLLVPFTNGFAWGWYAVSLLGIPMLISLITGLVVYKRFWRGYFKPRLRIGQGGRIFWGDFHRLAGIWSVPFIAIISVTATWFLIEAVLFDNSISISTAPPPAMVQRQDVPTRTDGSGKSLLLSPDQAVAKAKGHFPDMQAESIFLPANAYSHYTVTGRSSYPLILERASVNPYTGDVDSSRTVSDYSGLELVTESMRPLHTGDFAGLWLKLVYFLFGLLLTMMVLSGMLIWTKRTAKETAGMFRERRQSRRQNTLVSQGGHQSPAAAGARFMKTEKGAS
- a CDS encoding metal ABC transporter permease, yielding MFTYGFVVNAFMAGLIIGPLLGGLGTLVVVKRFAFFSEAVGHAAMTGVAIGILVGEPYTGPYGSLFGFCLLFGILLNYLRNRTGLASDTLIGVFLSISLALGGSLLLLLSGKINIHILENVLFGSVLTVTSQDLLVLSVIGLLTACLALFNYNHLILSSFNVQLAAVRKVRTTLMDYLFVVLVTLVTVAAVKVIGAILVGALLVIPAATARILAQSMRGFFWLSIAIAIVSTLAGILLPIQFALPVPSGAAIILVAGSVFILSALARGFIPALKGTTE
- a CDS encoding metal ABC transporter solute-binding protein, Zn/Mn family, whose amino-acid sequence is MSVTGSIAQVNTIARELAKIDPDNAQAYRSNAREYTKKLRTLRAQALQRLASVPAGAMRVATIHGAYDYLLREFGLEVTAVVEPAHGIEPSPAQLKGTIDQLKNLDVNVIFSEMDFPSTYVDTIRNETGVRLYPLTHISYGEYSADKLETETAKNLDTVVRAMQESAK